AGTTGAAAAATCCGGATAACCTTGATGAATTAATGGAATTTTTTAAAGATGAATCTCCAAAAGTATATGAAGTTTTAGTACAGGAAAGAGATGCTTATCTTGCAGGAAATATTTTAAGAATTCCTCAAGACCATGTAATAGCTGTTGTAGGTGCAGGACACAAACCTGGAATCAACAGATACTTAGACAATCCTGAAACTATTCCTCCTTTAAGCCAATTGGAAATTACTAAAGAAAAAAAAGGAATACCATGGTTTAAAATTATTTTAGCTTTAATTCCAATATTGTTTGTTGTGATATTTTTTCTGGCCTACATTAGCGGGATTAATATAACCTGGAACCTCTATGACTTTATAATTATAAGCATGATAATGGGATTTATCGGTTCTGTACTTTCCGGATCAAAAATCCAATCTGCTGTTGTTGGAGGATTAGTAGCTCCTTTGACTATTATTCACCCATTACTTGCAGCAGGATGGTTTTCAGGACTGGTTGAAGCTAAATACAGAAAAGTTAGAAAAAGAGATATGGTCAATCTTACTAAAATTGAAAGCTTAAAGGATTTGTGGCACAACAACATAGTAAGAATTTTACTTGTTGTAGTTGGGACTAATTTAGGAGTTAGCTTAGCTACACTTGTTATATTGCCTTCACAAGTCTTTATACCATTATTTATGAAAATATTTGGCGGATGAAAAATAATAATTTTTATAAAGTATACTTACATAATTATTAAATGAAAAATTTTAATGGAATTAATTACTATGTATTTCATATTTCGATGTGACTGTGGAAGAGTATTATATGCAAAAGAAGGAGTGGCTACCCGCAAGTGTGTTTGTGGAAAAACAATCAAAGTAAAACAACGCAGAATATTTAAAAAAGTAGAAACTCGTGAAGAAGCTTCCCTGGCAGTTCAAGAGATGCAGGATGAAATATATGGAAATACTGACTTTAAGAGAGCCAGTGAATTATAAACTATAAGTTTAACAAAAGGTCTGTTTAAAAATGGCTAACGTAATATTTGAAATAGTATTAATAATAATTTTAATTGTCCTTACCGGGATTTTATCGATGGCTGAATTGGCCGTTGTTTCGACAAAGAAAGCAAAATTAGAAAAACTGTTAAATGAAGGACACAAAAGTGCTCAGATAATCATTGACTTTGCAGAAGATCCAAATCAATTTTTATCTACTGTGCAAATAGGAATTACACTTATCGGTATCTTAACTGGTGCTTACGGTGGAGCTACTTTAGCTGAACCATTATCAGAAGTAATTGGTCCATATGTACCATATAGCGGAACAATAAGTATTTTAGTAGTTGTTATCATTACAACTTACTTAACTTTAGTAATTGGAGAAATTGTACCAAAAGTTATTGCTCTAAATAACCCTGAAAAAGTTTCTTTAAAATTAGCTAAAAGCATGTCTGTACTTTCAAAAGTTTGCAAACCAATTAGTGCAGTTCTTGCCAAATCAACTGATTTCGTCTTATGGACCATAGGTATGAAAAGCAAATCCGAATCAATAGTAACAGAAGAAGAAATTGAGTTATTAATTGAAGAAGGAAGAGAAGACGGAACTATTGAAAAAGAAGAAGAAGATATTATTAAAAGAGTCTTTAAACTTGATGATAAAAAAGTCGAATCTATAATGACTCCTAGAAATGAAATTATCTGGGTTGATTTAGAAGATGATAAAAGAGCTAATGAAATCAAGATTATGGAAAGTAAAAGATCCATTTTCCCGATAGCCAAAGGAGAATTAGATGATTTTATCGGAGTTGTTCAAGCAAAAGATATTTTAGCACTTTTATTTAGTGAAGAAAAATTTGACATTAATTCAATTATTAAAAAACCTTTAGTTGTTTCTGAAAATCTTGAAACATTGGAATTATTAAAAGAATTTAAAGAAAACAAAGAATATGTCCATATGGCTCTTGCTGTTGATGAATTTGGTAGTGTTGAAGGATTAATAACCTTAAACGATTTACTTGAAGGAATAGTTGGAGATATTCCGGGCATTGATGAAACTGATGACCCAATGGCTACTCAGAGATTAGACGGTACATGGTTAATTGATGGAAGATTCCAAATTGATAAATTTAAAGAACTTTTCGATTACGAAAAAGAGTTCCCTTATGAAAAAGAAGACCAATACACTACAATAGCTGGATTTATCCTAAGTTTAAGTGGTAAAATTCCTGATGAAAAAGAAATATATGACTGGGACAGATTCCACTTCGAAATTTTAGATATTGACGGGCATCAAATCGACAAAATTCTTGTAACTGATTTAGGTCCGCAAGAAGAAGAAAAAGAAACAGAAGAGGTAGAAGAATGATTGAATTATTAATACAAATTGTATTGCTTATTGTAGGATTTGCAATTTTAATAAAAGGATCAGATATTTTTGTAAGCGGATCAAGCAATATAGCTACTATTTTAAAAATCCCAACACTTATTGTGGGATTAACTATTGTAGCATTTGGTACAAGTGCTCCTGAAGCTGCAGTATCCATATCCTCATCTATTCAAGGAAGCAATGCCCTGGCTGTAAGTAATGTTATTGGAAGTAATATCTTCAATATTTTAGGAATTATTGGTATTTGTGCTCTA
This genomic stretch from Methanobrevibacter smithii ATCC 35061 harbors:
- a CDS encoding TraB/GumN family protein; the encoded protein is MFFLKRECLTIIGTAHVSANSVEEVKNTIYEQHPEIVAIELDRGRYTRLKNEMMGIEEDDTISVSKIIKEEKVGLFLATTILSYFQSKIGEDVDVKPGSEMIGAIEAAEDLEIPIALIDREINTTLQRALNKMGFVEKLKFAFSLLTSIFSSDEEDEIDIEELKNPDNLDELMEFFKDESPKVYEVLVQERDAYLAGNILRIPQDHVIAVVGAGHKPGINRYLDNPETIPPLSQLEITKEKKGIPWFKIILALIPILFVVIFFLAYISGINITWNLYDFIIISMIMGFIGSVLSGSKIQSAVVGGLVAPLTIIHPLLAAGWFSGLVEAKYRKVRKRDMVNLTKIESLKDLWHNNIVRILLVVVGTNLGVSLATLVILPSQVFIPLFMKIFGG
- a CDS encoding hemolysin family protein, which codes for MANVIFEIVLIIILIVLTGILSMAELAVVSTKKAKLEKLLNEGHKSAQIIIDFAEDPNQFLSTVQIGITLIGILTGAYGGATLAEPLSEVIGPYVPYSGTISILVVVIITTYLTLVIGEIVPKVIALNNPEKVSLKLAKSMSVLSKVCKPISAVLAKSTDFVLWTIGMKSKSESIVTEEEIELLIEEGREDGTIEKEEEDIIKRVFKLDDKKVESIMTPRNEIIWVDLEDDKRANEIKIMESKRSIFPIAKGELDDFIGVVQAKDILALLFSEEKFDINSIIKKPLVVSENLETLELLKEFKENKEYVHMALAVDEFGSVEGLITLNDLLEGIVGDIPGIDETDDPMATQRLDGTWLIDGRFQIDKFKELFDYEKEFPYEKEDQYTTIAGFILSLSGKIPDEKEIYDWDRFHFEILDIDGHQIDKILVTDLGPQEEEKETEEVEE
- a CDS encoding DUF1922 domain-containing protein, with amino-acid sequence MYFIFRCDCGRVLYAKEGVATRKCVCGKTIKVKQRRIFKKVETREEASLAVQEMQDEIYGNTDFKRASEL